A stretch of Brachyhypopomus gauderio isolate BG-103 chromosome 3, BGAUD_0.2, whole genome shotgun sequence DNA encodes these proteins:
- the cdca2 gene encoding cell division cycle-associated protein 2 isoform X2 has product MATPTVGDGRTPLGTVSPARLNSDHGVGVDFSSVTASHFGISTDTLLTFSREKNKSRVTQLKAGRRSTIGLRGSPETNSLIRFRAKQAMMTPPGTPQHVLSSPLLSGYDSIKQKMAAFQRLMGADDENSAQGSSPMRSEESQDVGGSLPKDLQPDTELCVLEREGQLSSRICPPPATPPLSKRRRKLPPGLCKEEIGEEPLSDLPNTPKQEPEVGFSELQSLKLTQDLCSDSQSKLLSFPMLSQPETTRTDIAEVSSTSKKKRVRFGAPLSPEFFDKTLPPSTPLQRGATPACPTSTGPKRSVLKTPQRCGPLLPQPDFSSPESPGASPLLSGSSRGPVGPFSDDVFVVPQKIDFLTEDQFENPPADRKDSAQDVNEDVIPLAGDSSLLNAAFQEDEGPLGHSHLIHHPITSTEPETSAEVQQQEEEEAQLESASSTERPSRSRKRKCPAEPDPPQSRRSSRSAASAAKGKMKTATAKKRFGSKEVDRTLYGKRDYASKNPILSPIFEATASVLNGTPSHLHPGQLAANPDYSQTTSPSTPHGKACPSEVTANLLSAAALWRHRFISQASERDSESKPSNMVTCASVMDTPASESQVTIEPSDESHTGRAGSGVHRARRSRGRPATRRGSWNVSRAQTEEAVSEERTGKRQNSLGSLPESGAGGQVRREADNLSESPINPEVCPGEDGSHACSVRNARDFTEKVDLDEHRQPETKTPNRIKQARKRQHLKTTAVSEEDEAHRQTLDAEPSGDQREPEEKYEQGLTKPSEAVRQREITERSGDRGEVIQPVLESWQQADFSIEDILKPTARVRSSVRRSLRNRRSLDAQASGLAWVDRTSPDLNTASRRKTRGRLSAVVEYPPQLMDHTDQQPEQAE; this is encoded by the exons ATGGCGACTCCCACAGTCGGGGACGGCCGGACGCCGCTGGGCACCGTGTCGCCGGCCCGGCTGAACAGCGACCACGGAGTCGGTGTGGACTTCTCCAGTGTTACCGCGTCCCACTTCGGGATCTCAACAGACACTTTACTAACGTTCTCCAGAGAGAAAA ATAAATCAAGAGTGACACAACTTAAAGCAGGAAGGAGATCCACTATCGGACTGAGGGGATCACCAGAAACCAATTCCCTTATCCGCTTTCGAGCCAAGCAGGCCATGATGACTCCCCCAGGAACCCCACAG CATGTGCTGTCAAGTCCGTTGTTGTCGGGCTATGACTCCATAAAGCAGAAGATGGCCGCTTTCCAAAGGCTGATGGGGGCAGATGATGAGAATTCTGCCCAAGGTTCCTCTCCAATGAGGTCAGAGGAGTCGCAGGACGTTGGAGGCAGTCTGCCAAAAGACCTTCAGCCTG acacagagctctgtgtcTTGGAGCGAGAAGGCCAGCTCAGTTCGAGAATCTGCCCACCTCCCGCGACGCCCCCTCTGTCCAAGAGGCGCCGTAAGCTGCCCCCGGGCTTGTGCAAGGAGGAGATTGGAGAGGAACCTCTCAGTGACCTTCCCAACACCCCGAAACAGGAGCCAGAG GTGGGCTTCTCTGAGCTCCAGAGTCTGAAGCTGACCCAGGACCTGTGTTCTGATTCACAGTCCAAACTTCTGTCTTTCCCTATGCTGTCGCAGCCCGAGACGACCAGAACAG ACATCGCCGAGGTCTCGTCCACATCCAAGAAGAAGCGCGTGCGTTTCGGGGCGCCCCTTTCCCCCGAGTTCTTTGACAAGACCCTGCCCCCGAGCACGCCCCTGCAGAGAGGGGCCACCCCCGCGTGCCCCACATCTACGGGGCCGAAGCGCTCCGTCCTGAAGACCCCCCAGCGATGCGGACCCCTTCTGCCCCAGCCCGACTTCTCCAGCCCCGAGAGTCCCGGcgcctcccccctcctctctgggTCCAGCCGCGGTCCGGTAGGGCCGTTCTCGGATGACGTCTTCGTTGTCCCCCAAAAG ATCGATTTCCTCACGGAGGACCAGTTTGAGAATCCACCAGCTGACAGAAAAG ACTCCGCCCAGGATGTAAACGAAGATGTGATCCCATTGGCTGGAGACTCTTCACTCCTGAATGCTGCCTTCCAAGAGGACGAGGGTCCCCTAGGCCACTCCCATTTAATACACCATCCTATAACTTCTACAG AACCAGAGACCAGTGCTGAAGTTCAGcagcaggaagaggaggaggcacaGCTGGAATCTGCTTCCTCTACAGAACGTCCCTCTCGCAGCAGGAAGAGGAAG TGTCCCGCTGAGCCTGATCCCCCACAGAGCAGGAGGAGTTCACGCTCGGCTGCCAGCGCCGCCAAGGGGAAGATGAAG ACCGCGACAGCAAAGAAGCGATTCGGCAGTAAGGAGGTGGACCGCACGCTCTACGGGAAGAGGGACTACGCCTCCAAGAATCCAATACTCAGCCCCATCTTTGAAGCAACCGCCTCCGTCCTGAATGGcaccccatcacacctccacccaggtCAGCTCG CTGCTAATCCAGACTACAGTCAAACTACATCTCCCAGCACTCCACATGGAAAGGCCTGCCCCTCTGAAGTCACAGCCAATCTGCTGTCTGCAGCTGCCCTGTGGCGTCACCGCTTCATATCGCAAGCCAGTGAGCGTGattcagaaagtaaaccaagCAATATGGTCACATGCGCCTCTGTGATGGACACTCCAGCCAGCGAATCACAAGTCACCATAGAACCTTCGGATGAGTCACATACAGGTAGGGCAGGCTCAGGTGTTCACAGAGCTAGGCGCAGTCGTGGAAGACCGGCCACTCGTCGCGGTAGCTGGAACGTTTCAAGAGCACAAACAGAAGAAGCGGTCAGCGAAGAAAGAACCGGAAAGAGACAAAATTCGTTAGGATCTCTGCCGGAATCCGGAGCTGGAGGGCAGGTGAGGCGTGAAGCCGACAACCTGTCCGAATCTCCCATCAACCCTGAGGTCTGTCCGGGAGAGGACGGCAGTCACGCGTGTAGTGTGAGAAATGCCAGAGATTTCACTGAGAAAGTGGACCTGGATGAGCACAGGCAACCGGAAACAAAAACTCCCAACAGAATCAAACAGGCTCGGAAACGTCAGCACCTGAAAACCACTGCTGTGAGTGAGGAAGACGAAGCTCATCGGCAGACGTTGGATGCAGAGCCGTCAGGAGACCAAAGAGAACCTGAAGAAAAATATGAGCAGGGGCTGACTAAGCCTTCAGAGGCTGTGAGACAACGTGAGATTACAGAGAGATCTGGAGACAGAGGTGAGGTCATACAGCCTGTTCTGGAGTCATGGCAACAGGCAGATTTCTCCATCGAAGATATCCTGAAGCCCACGGCGAGGGTGCGGAGCTCGGTGAGACGTAGTCTGAGGAACCGGAGGAGCCTGGACGCTCAGGCCAGCGGTCTGGCCTGGGTGGACCGCACGTCCCCGGATTTAAATACGGCAAGCCGGAGGAAGACGCGGGGCAGGCTGAGCGCTGTGGTGGAGTATCCTCCCCAACTGATGGACCATACGGACCAGCAGCCTGAACAGGCAGAGTAG
- the cdca2 gene encoding cell division cycle-associated protein 2 isoform X1 — MATPTVGDGRTPLGTVSPARLNSDHGVGVDFSSVTASHFGISTDTLLTFSREKNKSRVTQLKAGRRSTIGLRGSPETNSLIRFRAKQAMMTPPGTPQHVLSSPLLSGYDSIKQKMAAFQRLMGADDENSAQGSSPMRSEESQDVGGSLPKDLQPDTELCVLEREGQLSSRICPPPATPPLSKRRRKLPPGLCKEEIGEEPLSDLPNTPKQEPEVGFSELQSLKLTQDLCSDSQSKLLSFPMLSQPETTRTDIAEVSSTSKKKRVRFGAPLSPEFFDKTLPPSTPLQRGATPACPTSTGPKRSVLKTPQRCGPLLPQPDFSSPESPGASPLLSGSSRGPVGPFSDDVFVVPQKIDFLTEDQFENPPADRKDSAQDVNEDVIPLAGDSSLLNAAFQEDEGPLGHSHLIHHPITSTAEPETSAEVQQQEEEEAQLESASSTERPSRSRKRKCPAEPDPPQSRRSSRSAASAAKGKMKTATAKKRFGSKEVDRTLYGKRDYASKNPILSPIFEATASVLNGTPSHLHPGQLAANPDYSQTTSPSTPHGKACPSEVTANLLSAAALWRHRFISQASERDSESKPSNMVTCASVMDTPASESQVTIEPSDESHTGRAGSGVHRARRSRGRPATRRGSWNVSRAQTEEAVSEERTGKRQNSLGSLPESGAGGQVRREADNLSESPINPEVCPGEDGSHACSVRNARDFTEKVDLDEHRQPETKTPNRIKQARKRQHLKTTAVSEEDEAHRQTLDAEPSGDQREPEEKYEQGLTKPSEAVRQREITERSGDRGEVIQPVLESWQQADFSIEDILKPTARVRSSVRRSLRNRRSLDAQASGLAWVDRTSPDLNTASRRKTRGRLSAVVEYPPQLMDHTDQQPEQAE, encoded by the exons ATGGCGACTCCCACAGTCGGGGACGGCCGGACGCCGCTGGGCACCGTGTCGCCGGCCCGGCTGAACAGCGACCACGGAGTCGGTGTGGACTTCTCCAGTGTTACCGCGTCCCACTTCGGGATCTCAACAGACACTTTACTAACGTTCTCCAGAGAGAAAA ATAAATCAAGAGTGACACAACTTAAAGCAGGAAGGAGATCCACTATCGGACTGAGGGGATCACCAGAAACCAATTCCCTTATCCGCTTTCGAGCCAAGCAGGCCATGATGACTCCCCCAGGAACCCCACAG CATGTGCTGTCAAGTCCGTTGTTGTCGGGCTATGACTCCATAAAGCAGAAGATGGCCGCTTTCCAAAGGCTGATGGGGGCAGATGATGAGAATTCTGCCCAAGGTTCCTCTCCAATGAGGTCAGAGGAGTCGCAGGACGTTGGAGGCAGTCTGCCAAAAGACCTTCAGCCTG acacagagctctgtgtcTTGGAGCGAGAAGGCCAGCTCAGTTCGAGAATCTGCCCACCTCCCGCGACGCCCCCTCTGTCCAAGAGGCGCCGTAAGCTGCCCCCGGGCTTGTGCAAGGAGGAGATTGGAGAGGAACCTCTCAGTGACCTTCCCAACACCCCGAAACAGGAGCCAGAG GTGGGCTTCTCTGAGCTCCAGAGTCTGAAGCTGACCCAGGACCTGTGTTCTGATTCACAGTCCAAACTTCTGTCTTTCCCTATGCTGTCGCAGCCCGAGACGACCAGAACAG ACATCGCCGAGGTCTCGTCCACATCCAAGAAGAAGCGCGTGCGTTTCGGGGCGCCCCTTTCCCCCGAGTTCTTTGACAAGACCCTGCCCCCGAGCACGCCCCTGCAGAGAGGGGCCACCCCCGCGTGCCCCACATCTACGGGGCCGAAGCGCTCCGTCCTGAAGACCCCCCAGCGATGCGGACCCCTTCTGCCCCAGCCCGACTTCTCCAGCCCCGAGAGTCCCGGcgcctcccccctcctctctgggTCCAGCCGCGGTCCGGTAGGGCCGTTCTCGGATGACGTCTTCGTTGTCCCCCAAAAG ATCGATTTCCTCACGGAGGACCAGTTTGAGAATCCACCAGCTGACAGAAAAG ACTCCGCCCAGGATGTAAACGAAGATGTGATCCCATTGGCTGGAGACTCTTCACTCCTGAATGCTGCCTTCCAAGAGGACGAGGGTCCCCTAGGCCACTCCCATTTAATACACCATCCTATAACTTCTACAG CAGAACCAGAGACCAGTGCTGAAGTTCAGcagcaggaagaggaggaggcacaGCTGGAATCTGCTTCCTCTACAGAACGTCCCTCTCGCAGCAGGAAGAGGAAG TGTCCCGCTGAGCCTGATCCCCCACAGAGCAGGAGGAGTTCACGCTCGGCTGCCAGCGCCGCCAAGGGGAAGATGAAG ACCGCGACAGCAAAGAAGCGATTCGGCAGTAAGGAGGTGGACCGCACGCTCTACGGGAAGAGGGACTACGCCTCCAAGAATCCAATACTCAGCCCCATCTTTGAAGCAACCGCCTCCGTCCTGAATGGcaccccatcacacctccacccaggtCAGCTCG CTGCTAATCCAGACTACAGTCAAACTACATCTCCCAGCACTCCACATGGAAAGGCCTGCCCCTCTGAAGTCACAGCCAATCTGCTGTCTGCAGCTGCCCTGTGGCGTCACCGCTTCATATCGCAAGCCAGTGAGCGTGattcagaaagtaaaccaagCAATATGGTCACATGCGCCTCTGTGATGGACACTCCAGCCAGCGAATCACAAGTCACCATAGAACCTTCGGATGAGTCACATACAGGTAGGGCAGGCTCAGGTGTTCACAGAGCTAGGCGCAGTCGTGGAAGACCGGCCACTCGTCGCGGTAGCTGGAACGTTTCAAGAGCACAAACAGAAGAAGCGGTCAGCGAAGAAAGAACCGGAAAGAGACAAAATTCGTTAGGATCTCTGCCGGAATCCGGAGCTGGAGGGCAGGTGAGGCGTGAAGCCGACAACCTGTCCGAATCTCCCATCAACCCTGAGGTCTGTCCGGGAGAGGACGGCAGTCACGCGTGTAGTGTGAGAAATGCCAGAGATTTCACTGAGAAAGTGGACCTGGATGAGCACAGGCAACCGGAAACAAAAACTCCCAACAGAATCAAACAGGCTCGGAAACGTCAGCACCTGAAAACCACTGCTGTGAGTGAGGAAGACGAAGCTCATCGGCAGACGTTGGATGCAGAGCCGTCAGGAGACCAAAGAGAACCTGAAGAAAAATATGAGCAGGGGCTGACTAAGCCTTCAGAGGCTGTGAGACAACGTGAGATTACAGAGAGATCTGGAGACAGAGGTGAGGTCATACAGCCTGTTCTGGAGTCATGGCAACAGGCAGATTTCTCCATCGAAGATATCCTGAAGCCCACGGCGAGGGTGCGGAGCTCGGTGAGACGTAGTCTGAGGAACCGGAGGAGCCTGGACGCTCAGGCCAGCGGTCTGGCCTGGGTGGACCGCACGTCCCCGGATTTAAATACGGCAAGCCGGAGGAAGACGCGGGGCAGGCTGAGCGCTGTGGTGGAGTATCCTCCCCAACTGATGGACCATACGGACCAGCAGCCTGAACAGGCAGAGTAG
- the cdca2 gene encoding cell division cycle-associated protein 2 isoform X3, with protein MATPTVGDGRTPLGTVSPARLNSDHGVGVDFSSVTASHFGISTDTLLTFSREKNKSRVTQLKAGRRSTIGLRGSPETNSLIRFRAKQAMMTPPGTPQHVLSSPLLSGYDSIKQKMAAFQRLMGADDENSAQGSSPMRSEESQDVGGSLPKDLQPDTELCVLEREGQLSSRICPPPATPPLSKRRRKLPPGLCKEEIGEEPLSDLPNTPKQEPEVGFSELQSLKLTQDLCSDSQSKLLSFPMLSQPETTRTDIAEVSSTSKKKRVRFGAPLSPEFFDKTLPPSTPLQRGATPACPTSTGPKRSVLKTPQRCGPLLPQPDFSSPESPGASPLLSGSSRGPVGPFSDDVFVVPQKIDFLTEDQFENPPADRKDSAQDVNEDVIPLAGDSSLLNAAFQEDEGPLGHSHLIHHPITSTAEPETSAEVQQQEEEEAQLESASSTERPSRSRKRKCPAEPDPPQSRRSSRSAASAAKGKMKTATAKKRFGSKEVDRTLYGKRDYASKNPILSPIFEATASVLNGTPSHLHPAANPDYSQTTSPSTPHGKACPSEVTANLLSAAALWRHRFISQASERDSESKPSNMVTCASVMDTPASESQVTIEPSDESHTGRAGSGVHRARRSRGRPATRRGSWNVSRAQTEEAVSEERTGKRQNSLGSLPESGAGGQVRREADNLSESPINPEVCPGEDGSHACSVRNARDFTEKVDLDEHRQPETKTPNRIKQARKRQHLKTTAVSEEDEAHRQTLDAEPSGDQREPEEKYEQGLTKPSEAVRQREITERSGDRGEVIQPVLESWQQADFSIEDILKPTARVRSSVRRSLRNRRSLDAQASGLAWVDRTSPDLNTASRRKTRGRLSAVVEYPPQLMDHTDQQPEQAE; from the exons ATGGCGACTCCCACAGTCGGGGACGGCCGGACGCCGCTGGGCACCGTGTCGCCGGCCCGGCTGAACAGCGACCACGGAGTCGGTGTGGACTTCTCCAGTGTTACCGCGTCCCACTTCGGGATCTCAACAGACACTTTACTAACGTTCTCCAGAGAGAAAA ATAAATCAAGAGTGACACAACTTAAAGCAGGAAGGAGATCCACTATCGGACTGAGGGGATCACCAGAAACCAATTCCCTTATCCGCTTTCGAGCCAAGCAGGCCATGATGACTCCCCCAGGAACCCCACAG CATGTGCTGTCAAGTCCGTTGTTGTCGGGCTATGACTCCATAAAGCAGAAGATGGCCGCTTTCCAAAGGCTGATGGGGGCAGATGATGAGAATTCTGCCCAAGGTTCCTCTCCAATGAGGTCAGAGGAGTCGCAGGACGTTGGAGGCAGTCTGCCAAAAGACCTTCAGCCTG acacagagctctgtgtcTTGGAGCGAGAAGGCCAGCTCAGTTCGAGAATCTGCCCACCTCCCGCGACGCCCCCTCTGTCCAAGAGGCGCCGTAAGCTGCCCCCGGGCTTGTGCAAGGAGGAGATTGGAGAGGAACCTCTCAGTGACCTTCCCAACACCCCGAAACAGGAGCCAGAG GTGGGCTTCTCTGAGCTCCAGAGTCTGAAGCTGACCCAGGACCTGTGTTCTGATTCACAGTCCAAACTTCTGTCTTTCCCTATGCTGTCGCAGCCCGAGACGACCAGAACAG ACATCGCCGAGGTCTCGTCCACATCCAAGAAGAAGCGCGTGCGTTTCGGGGCGCCCCTTTCCCCCGAGTTCTTTGACAAGACCCTGCCCCCGAGCACGCCCCTGCAGAGAGGGGCCACCCCCGCGTGCCCCACATCTACGGGGCCGAAGCGCTCCGTCCTGAAGACCCCCCAGCGATGCGGACCCCTTCTGCCCCAGCCCGACTTCTCCAGCCCCGAGAGTCCCGGcgcctcccccctcctctctgggTCCAGCCGCGGTCCGGTAGGGCCGTTCTCGGATGACGTCTTCGTTGTCCCCCAAAAG ATCGATTTCCTCACGGAGGACCAGTTTGAGAATCCACCAGCTGACAGAAAAG ACTCCGCCCAGGATGTAAACGAAGATGTGATCCCATTGGCTGGAGACTCTTCACTCCTGAATGCTGCCTTCCAAGAGGACGAGGGTCCCCTAGGCCACTCCCATTTAATACACCATCCTATAACTTCTACAG CAGAACCAGAGACCAGTGCTGAAGTTCAGcagcaggaagaggaggaggcacaGCTGGAATCTGCTTCCTCTACAGAACGTCCCTCTCGCAGCAGGAAGAGGAAG TGTCCCGCTGAGCCTGATCCCCCACAGAGCAGGAGGAGTTCACGCTCGGCTGCCAGCGCCGCCAAGGGGAAGATGAAG ACCGCGACAGCAAAGAAGCGATTCGGCAGTAAGGAGGTGGACCGCACGCTCTACGGGAAGAGGGACTACGCCTCCAAGAATCCAATACTCAGCCCCATCTTTGAAGCAACCGCCTCCGTCCTGAATGGcaccccatcacacctccacccag CTGCTAATCCAGACTACAGTCAAACTACATCTCCCAGCACTCCACATGGAAAGGCCTGCCCCTCTGAAGTCACAGCCAATCTGCTGTCTGCAGCTGCCCTGTGGCGTCACCGCTTCATATCGCAAGCCAGTGAGCGTGattcagaaagtaaaccaagCAATATGGTCACATGCGCCTCTGTGATGGACACTCCAGCCAGCGAATCACAAGTCACCATAGAACCTTCGGATGAGTCACATACAGGTAGGGCAGGCTCAGGTGTTCACAGAGCTAGGCGCAGTCGTGGAAGACCGGCCACTCGTCGCGGTAGCTGGAACGTTTCAAGAGCACAAACAGAAGAAGCGGTCAGCGAAGAAAGAACCGGAAAGAGACAAAATTCGTTAGGATCTCTGCCGGAATCCGGAGCTGGAGGGCAGGTGAGGCGTGAAGCCGACAACCTGTCCGAATCTCCCATCAACCCTGAGGTCTGTCCGGGAGAGGACGGCAGTCACGCGTGTAGTGTGAGAAATGCCAGAGATTTCACTGAGAAAGTGGACCTGGATGAGCACAGGCAACCGGAAACAAAAACTCCCAACAGAATCAAACAGGCTCGGAAACGTCAGCACCTGAAAACCACTGCTGTGAGTGAGGAAGACGAAGCTCATCGGCAGACGTTGGATGCAGAGCCGTCAGGAGACCAAAGAGAACCTGAAGAAAAATATGAGCAGGGGCTGACTAAGCCTTCAGAGGCTGTGAGACAACGTGAGATTACAGAGAGATCTGGAGACAGAGGTGAGGTCATACAGCCTGTTCTGGAGTCATGGCAACAGGCAGATTTCTCCATCGAAGATATCCTGAAGCCCACGGCGAGGGTGCGGAGCTCGGTGAGACGTAGTCTGAGGAACCGGAGGAGCCTGGACGCTCAGGCCAGCGGTCTGGCCTGGGTGGACCGCACGTCCCCGGATTTAAATACGGCAAGCCGGAGGAAGACGCGGGGCAGGCTGAGCGCTGTGGTGGAGTATCCTCCCCAACTGATGGACCATACGGACCAGCAGCCTGAACAGGCAGAGTAG